Proteins from a single region of Equus asinus isolate D_3611 breed Donkey chromosome 17, EquAss-T2T_v2, whole genome shotgun sequence:
- the LOC106822155 gene encoding olfactory receptor 5B3-like, whose protein sequence is MKNSTEVTQFILLGLTNAPELQLPLFITFTLIYIITLIGNLGIIMLILLNSHLHTPMYFFLSNLSLVDLCYSSAVTPTVMAGFITVDKVISYNACAAQMFFFVAFATVENYLLASMAYDRYAAVCKPLHYSTTMTTGVCACLTTGSYICGFLNASIHIGDTFSLSFCMSNVVHDFFCDIPAVMVLSCSYRHVSELVLVYVVSFNIFFALLVILISYVIIFITILKMHSASGYQKALSTCASHFTAVSIFYGTIIFMYLQPSSSHSMDTDKMASVFYSMIIPMLNPVVYSLRNKEVKVAFMKVVSEAKLSLGL, encoded by the coding sequence ATGAAGAACAGTACAGAAGTGACACAGTTCATCCTCCTAGGACTAACCAATGCCCCAGAATTGCAGCTCCCACTGTTTATAACTTTCACCCTCATCTATATCATCACTCTGATTGGGAATTTGGGGATTATCATGTTGATTCTGTTGAACTCTCAtctccacactcccatgtactttttcctcagtaACTTGTCTCTAGTAGATTTGTGTTACTCTTCAGCTGTCACTCCCACAGTCATGGCTGGTTTTATTACAGTAGACAAGGTCATCTCCTACAATGCATGTGCTGCTCAGATGTTCTTTTTTGTAGCATTCGCCACTGTAGAAAATTACCTCTTAGCCTcaatggcctatgaccgctacgCAGCAGTGTGCAAACCCCTACATTATTCCACCACCATGACaacaggtgtgtgtgcatgcctgacCACTGGCTCCTACATCTGTGGTTTCCTGAATGCCTCCATCCACATTGGAGACACATTCAGTCTTTCTTTCTGTATGTCCAATGTGGTCCATGACTTTTTCTGTGATATTCCAGCTGTCATGGTTCTCTCTTGCTCTTATAGGCATGTGAGTGAGCTGGTTCTTGTTTATGTAGTGAGCTTCAACATCTTTTTTGCCCTCCTGGTTATCTTGATATCCTATGTAATCATATTTATCACCATCCTAAAGATGCACTCAGCTTCAGGATATCAGAAGGCTCTatccacctgtgcctcccactTCACTGCAGTCTCCATCTTCTATGGAACTATTATCTTCATGTACTTACAGCCCAGCTCCAGTCATTCTATGGACACAGACAAAATGGCATCTGTATTCTATAGTATGATCATCCCCATGCTCAACCCTGTGGTCTATAGTTTGAGGAACAAGGAGGTCAAGGTTGCATTCATGAAGGTTGTTTCAGAGGCAAAATTGTCTTTAGGATTGTGA
- the LOC106822156 gene encoding olfactory receptor 5B12-like, which yields MENSTEVTEFILLGLTDDPELQIPLFIIFSLIYLITLVGNLRMIKLILWDSHLHTPMYFFLCNLSLVDLGYSSAVTPKVMARFLTGDNIIPYNSCVTQFFFVAFITVESFLLASMAYDRYAAVCKPLHYTTTMTTSVCTCLVIGPYICGFLNASIHTGNIFRLSFCRSNVVDHFFCDAPPLLTLSCSDNYISEMIILFVVGFNDLFSVLVILISYLFIFITILRMRSSEGCQKAFSTCASHLTAVSIFYGTGIFMYLQTSSSHSMGTDKLASVFYTMVVPMLNPLVYSLRNKEVKSAFRKTVGKAKSSIGLMF from the coding sequence ATGGAGAACAGTACGGAGGTGACTGAGTTCATTCTTTTGGGGTTAACTGATGACCCAGAACTGCAGATCCCACTCTTCATAATCTTCTCTCTCATCTACCTCATCACTCTGGTTGGGAACCTGAGGATGATCAAGTTGATTCTGTGGGATTCTCAtctccacactcccatgtactttttcctctgtaATCTCTCTCTGGTGGACCTTGGTTATTCCTCAGCTGTCACTCCCAAGGTCATGGCAAGATTCCTCACAGGAGACAATATCATCCCCTATAATTCTTGTGTCACACAGTTTTTCTTTGTAGCCTTTATCACTGTAGAGAGTTTCCTCTTGGCCTcaatggcctatgaccgctatgcaGCAGTGTGTAAACCCCTGCATTACACCACCACCATGACAACAAGTGTGTGTACTTGTCTGGTCATAGGCCCCTACATCTGTGGTTTCTTGAATGCTTCCATCCACACTGGGAATATTTTCAGGCTCTCCTTCTGTAGGTCCAATGTAGTTGATCACTTTTTCTGTGATGCTCCTCCTCTTCTGACTCTCTCATGCTCAGACAACTACATCAGTGAAATGATTATTCTTTTTGTGGTGGGCTTCAATGATCTCTTTTCTGTCCTGGTCATCTTGATCTCCTACCTGTTTATATTTATCACCATCCTTAGGATGCGCTCATCTGAAGGATGCCAGAAGGCCTTTTCCACCTGTGCTTCCCACCTCACTGCGGTCTCCATCTTCTATGGGACAGGCATCTTCATGTACTTACAGACCAGCTCCAGTCATTCCATGGGCACAGACAAATTGGCATCTGTGTTTTATACTATGGTCGTCCCCATGCTGAATCCACTGgtctacagcctgaggaacaaaGAAGTCAAGAGTGCCTTTAGAAAGACTGTGGGGAAGGCAAAGTCTTCTATAGGattaatgttttaa
- the LOC106822152 gene encoding olfactory receptor 5B3-like: MDNRTEVTQFILLGLTNIPELQMPLFIMFTLIYLISVIGNLGMVLLILMDSHLHSPMYYFLSNLSLVDLCYSSAVTPTVMAGFVTVDRVISYNACAAQMFFFAVFATVENYLLASMAYDRYAAVCKPLHYTTTMTMSVCARLIIGCYVCGFLNASIHIGNTFHLSFCMSNVVHHFFCDIPAVIALSCSDRHMSELVLVYVSSFNIFFALLIIFISYLLIFITILKMQSSSGYQKALSTCASHITAVSIFYGTIVIMYLQPSSSHSMDTDKMASVFYSMIIPMLNPLVYSLRNKEVKSAFKKVLLQAKLSLGLGML; encoded by the coding sequence ATGGATAACAGGACAGAAGTGACACAGTTCATCCTCCTAGGACTAACCAATATCCCAGAATTGCAGATGCCCCTCTTTATAATGTTCACTCTCATTTACCTTATCAGTGTGATTGGAAACCTGGGGATGGTCCTACTGATTCTCATGGACTCTCATCTACACAGTCCTATGTATTATTTTCTCAGTAACTTGTCTCTTGTAGACTTGTGTTACTCTTCAGCTGTCACTCCCACAGTCATGGCTGGGTTTGTTACAGTAGACAGGGTCATCTCCTACAATGCATGTGCTGCTCAGATGTTCTTTTTCGCAGTCTTTGCCACTGTGGAAAATTATCTTTTGGCATCGATGGCTTATGACCGCTATGCAGCAGTGTGTAAACCTCTGCATTACACCACCACCATGACgatgagtgtgtgtgcacgtctgATCATAGGCTGTTATGTCTGTGGTTTCCTGAATGCCTCCATCCACATTGGCAACACATTCCATCTCTCTTTCTGTATGTCCAATGTGGTCCAtcactttttctgtgatattCCAGCAGTCATAGCTCTGTCTTGTTCTGATAGGCACATGAGTGAGCTGGTTCTCGTTTATGTATCCAGCTTCAACATCTTTTTTGCTCTCCTGATTATCTTCATATCTTATCTCCTCATATTTATCACCATTCTAAAGATGCAGTCATCTTCAGGATACCAGAAGGCTTTatccacctgtgcctcccacaTCACTGCAGTCTCCATCTTCTATGGGACAATTGTCATCATGTACTTACAGCCCAGCTCCAGCCATTCCATGGACACAGACAAAATGGCATCTGTGTTCTATAGTATGATCATCCCCATGCTCAATCCTCTGGTCTATagcctgaggaacaaggaggTCAAGAGTGCATTCAAGAAGGTTCTGTTGCAGGCAAAATTGTCTCTAGGTTTAGGAATGCTGTAG